The sequence below is a genomic window from Pseudomonadota bacterium.
GCCACCGGGTCGAAATCGAGGCCTATGTGACGCGTGACGCCGATGGTGGCGGCGAGGTGGCGCTCGATGCGCTGCTCGGTGATATCGGTGCCGCGCTCAAGGCCGATCCCAGCTTAGGCGGCCTCGCCGAGAACCTGATTCCATCCGCGCCCGAGATCGGCGCACTCGCCATCGAGGGCGGCGCTCCTGTCCTCAACGCCCGCCTCGTCGTCACGGTCGAGTACCTGGTGAGCGATCCGCTCATCAGCTGACCCCACAAGCCAAGGAGTTCCTCATGCCCAAGGTGCGCGCCTACGGCGCGGACGCCACGCTCAAGACTTGCCGCGAGGCGGCTTACGGCGTGGCGCCGCTGTCCGGCTACCGGAGCCTCGACTTCAAGTCGACCGATCTCTCCTCGGCCCAGCCGCTCGGCGA
It includes:
- a CDS encoding acyl-CoA transferase yields the protein MSKRESVLAALDLTLRTGLSAAVRRNEVLPERVPAEGLVILRDGDPGEPDVTLNPRAEFYSHRVEIEAYVTRDADGGGEVALDALLGDIGAALKADPSLGGLAENLIPSAPEIGALAIEGGAPVLNARLVVTVEYLVSDPLIS